The DNA window ttatttatacaaacaagtctttccattttataatGTCACCAATTTGGTAGCTCACAACTTTTTCTATCCcttaatatgaataataagtCTTTCAGCATTCTCTACATTTCAAACCGGTGGAAAATAAGAAGGGGTAACATATACACACGTATGTTCCCCTTATAATAGCATTACTTGgtgatatatatagtatactatttttttaatactaaATTGGTtggctttttttttgttgaatatataatatggatAGGAATggttacatttttattaacaccTTCAAACTTAGCATGCGAACAAAGTCATTCAGgtcttttatttaaacttattatttaatttgttttaaaaaaatatgatttaattttaaatacaaaatttataaaggCACCTTCTCACTATATATGAtagcataaaaaattgtatgaatatttcaaaggaaataataatttgtggggtaacttatttatttggttTTCTACCAATATtgcactttttttttttacaaaaatattttcattttttttagccaaataaaatatgaacagtcatattatttatactatttatattactCATACATGTAAAATTAgtgaaatttttttttaattactaCACTTTTAAatcatgcatatatatcatattttttaaatacatttaaaaataaatatttcccTAATTTTCCtttcaactttttttaaaattggaAATCCAGTTTTATGAAAGATCCGTCAAGCCAAGCTGGAAAATGAGGGAAgccgaaaaaaataaacccAACAAATAAGCCAACAAAATAAGCCAGCAAATAAGCCagcaaaataaattaactGAATAAAACCTAACAAATATCATTTGTAGAGTGTGACGGGTGTAGACCCCTTCGAAGCTTcgaacaaaaataaagtacAACTTTTGATTTCAATGCCTTTGTAAGTAATCCAAAATGGATAAAGGAAAAAACGagattaaaaaagaattattaaaagctaaaaaaaatgtaagtCTAAGTGCCTttagtatattattttgtgaaaTAGTTCAATATTGTTTATACAAAAGTAAAAAGGGATATAGAATAGAGGATTGTTTACATGAAATGGGAATACGTGTAggttataaattaaatgaatatttatgttatcGAAATAAAGCTAAAAgaagtataaatatattgaatattttaacatttatttcaaaacatttatggaaatatttatttgactATTCATCCGATTTACTTAAATCGCAAGatagtatatatgaatatatgatttgtgatcaaaatattttattaaataaatttataacagTACCAAAGGATTATGGCAATATAAATTGTGCATCATTTGCTGCTGGGATCGTTGAGGGTTTTCTTTGCAGCTCTGAATTTCAAGCTGAGGTTACTGCACATactgtaaataaaaatgataaaactGAAAATacaactatttttataaaattttatccTGAAGTAATTGAACGAGAACAAAATAACTAACATGCATGAATGTAGTAATGCCCATATATCGACACTTTTTTTGGTACCACTATAGGACACGATAAAATATGgctttatcaaaaataccAACTTcttaaatcaaataatttttttttttaaacatatttatgcacACTTATGAAtttgtaatatttcataattttttttgatacaccttattttaatattatttaaaataaaaatatgcacacaATTATAGCAATGTCTAATGAAGGAAAGAACTTTTCTTATTCTTTTCAAAATGCTTGCCAATTTgtgtataaattaaaagaaataaaagacAATATGCGAAATCAAACATGCCATCTCTATTTTACAGCATTATCACAAATAGAgcaacatatatatagtttttatttttcgtgtccttttatatttataattttattttaattattattcccactttttttatgaacaattcataatttattaaccgtttacaatttattaacccttcataatttattaactgttcataatttatttagctgttcatataatattaacataTTACCGCACATGTTTGTGctaaaatacaaaaaaaataaattaaattatatgcgATTGAAAAGAGAGTACAATCCAGTTATACCATGccacaaaaatataacgtggattttattatatttttacaaaattgtagaataataaaaatgtgtactgatttgtttattttggATACTaagtatattaaataaaacggCTTGATATACCTTTTCAAACAGCCATAATTTTTGCTATTTTAAATCTGTACGTAAATTAGTACAAACATATGGTCTGAAATAATgggttttatttttatgtatgagggtattatttttttgtatgaaaatacaaaacaTAGTTCCCTCTGTTCATACTTCACAATTGcgaataaataatgtacatatataaaacatatcagtggaaaaatatacatatatatgtggtTAGGGTAATTtggataaaaaaacataaacaaatgcatatacatatatctgtgtaaaaaaataattgcaCCTTATATAAGCAAATCgaattcatttaaaaaaaaaaaacaagcatagcttttaatatatatgctatttatataacaaGAGGATCACATTTTCACATGGtgtattatacaaaaatatttatgggTCGATTGGGcatatgatatataattaatatgaGCAAGAATACAAAggaatggaaaaaaaataaaaataattggaTAAACTTAGTtttctataaaattaatatttacaatttttatatttatcaaatatgtgtaaataaattaaatataaaaataacaagtacataattattaaggatttattttccattcCCTTATGAATGTTACCAGTGTAAACCTttgcttaaaaaaaaagtaaatttttaaaccttaaagtgtaaaaaaaaaatttaattaaaaataaagaagctGCATGAATATGCAATTGTGTAACGTTTAGGCATAACgacaaaaatttataaatcaaGCCGTTAGGCTGCCCCCAAAGTGTAGGCGTTTTCTTGTACCCCTGAAGTAGCTAAGTAGTTGAATTGGTtaaccatatatataaaaattgtagaTATTACTACATTCATGTGCACAAAATTCAAAACGTGGGACTAGCCAATTATATTTCCTACGGATAGCTCATTGAAAAGGTTTTAAacaatcaaaataattaaccTACACATATCAGATATCCAAAATGAGTATACAGAAAACGGAGCAATTTTTTCTCCGAAAAAGTTTTTATAGTGTATGGGTAGAgtataacaaaaatgtaaattataaatcccattttaaaaatagtttagaatatatatttaagcCCAAAAGTATTGCAATAATTGGGGCAACTGAAAGAAAAGGATCTGTTGGAAATTCGCTTGTTAATAACTTAATAAAGggagaaaataattataaacttcattttgtaaatattaaaggcagtaaaatatatgataggGATAGTTATAAATCGTTGAAAGACATTAAAGATGATTCTATCCATTTAGCTGTTATAGCAGTGCCCCGAGATTATGTCCTTGCAGCAATGGAAGAATTAAAATGCAAAAATGTTCGAGGGgttgttattattacagCTGGATTTAAAGAAACAGGTGAAGAAGGtttaaaattagaaaaacaaattatagatatagctaaaaaaaataatataagaatTATAGGACCGAACTGTTTAGGTATTATACATTCTTATCATAATATGAATGCATCTTTTGCAGATAgtgatatattaaaaggacatttttctttacttTCTCAAAGTGGTGCAATATGCTCAGCAGCTTTAGATTTATCTTTACAACATAATATTGGTTTTTCGCATTTTATTTCGGTTGGATCTATGTGTGATGTTCAATTTTATGAACTaattgaatatttattttatgatgataatacaaaatatattttattatatgttgAATCCATTGGAGATATGGATAGGTTTATGGAAACATGTAAGAggatttgtttatataaaccTATAATTGTATTAAAAAGTGGAAAAACTGCAAAAGCTGCTGAAGCTGCTATTTCACATACGGGTTCTATGGTTGGCAATtatgaaattttttatgcatctatgaaaaaattaggGGTTCTAGTTGCTGAAAATTTTgaagaattatttaatatgtgtaaaattttaaatttatcaaaatatcCAGAAACAAATGAAGTATGTGTTGTAACAAATGCAGGAGGTCCTGGAGTATTACTAGTAGATagtattgtaaaaaatgatggaTCTTTAactaatttaaataataaattaaaaacagAGTTAGATAAATTTCTACCAAATTCTTGGAGTAAAGCTAATCCAATTGATATACTTGGTGATGCATCACCagcattatataaaaaaactataGAAGCATTAGCTTTAGATGagcaatataaaaatatcgttgttttattatcacCCCAGAGTGTTACGGATCCTTTAAAAACGGCacaagaaataataaatcttaaaaataatttaacagcaaaaaataaattaatattatgtaaCTATTTAGGAGGTACATCTTTAGAACAGTCTTCAAATTTactaaacaaaaataatattccaACATTTGTCCATCCTGAACATTCAGTACAAAAcctattaaaattatatcaaaatGTTAAACATATACAAGGGCTATATCAAGAAATACCTGACTTTTTAGCAACCGATGAAGAAAACTATTACATTAATAAGTTAATACAAAAACAACACGACTTTAACTCGTCAGAAAATCCACGAAAACGCGAAGcaatagaaataataaaaaaagcttttgaaaataaaaattatatattgaaCGAATACGATtcaaaacaaattttagaGGCATATGATATACCTGTtgttaatacaaaaatatataaaacattgTCTGATGTAGAAAATgctgataaaataaattatccTTGTgctatgaaaatatattcagaTACAATTACCCATAAAAAGGATATTGGAGgtgttatattaaatattaattctaAAGaggaattaataaatgcttataaaaaaatatatgaaaatgtaCAAGCACATAAACAAGAAAAAGGATTTCAAGGTGTTACTATACAAGATATGATTAACATAAATGATGGAATAGAATTAATATTAGGgtattattatgataagTGCTTTGGACCAGTACTTTTATTTGGATCAGGAGGATCATAtgttgaaatatttaaagacACTGTTTTATTAATCCCACCTATTACATATTCCTATGCACATCATACAAtcaaaaatacaaaaatatataatgcacTATTAGGCAATTCATcaagatttaaaaaatgtgataTGCCAAAACTTATAACAACAATTATGAATTTCTCTGAATTAGTTTCCGATTTATTAccatatattaatgaatCCGACATAAATCCATTATTTGTATctggaaataaaatgattGCATTAGATGCACGATTCACTTTGAGAAAGActataaattttgattcgaaaaatgatttatataataaaattagtaAAAGATATCCTATGAATCTTGTTACAATTCATAATGAAAATCctaatttagaaaatttttCTAAACATATCACTAGACCTATACATGAATatgattttaaattaattcgcaaatttattaaaaacaatttagAAGAGTTACATAAAGATACGTTTTTCTTTGTAAATAAAGATCATATTATATCCGATATGTTTTCATATCAACTTTGTAATTGTGattatgaattatataatgttatattaaatatagaaaataataatattaatggattagtaaaaattgaaaacaaaaatgatttacattgctatatatatgctaaaGACAAATCTACCTTTTCTATTCTAATAGATCAAATTAACACACTttcaa is part of the Plasmodium chabaudi chabaudi strain AS genome assembly, chromosome: 6 genome and encodes:
- a CDS encoding trafficking protein particle complex subunit 5, putative — its product is MDKGKNEIKKELLKAKKNVSLSAFSILFCEIVQYCLYKSKKGYRIEDCLHEMGIRVGYKLNEYLCYRNKAKRSINILNILTFISKHLWKYLFDYSSDLLKSQDSIYEYMICDQNILLNKFITVPKDYGNINCASFAAGIVEGFLCSSEFQAEVTAHTVNKNDKTENTTIFIKFYPEVIEREQNN
- a CDS encoding succinyl-CoA ligase, putative, with product MSIQKTEQFFLRKSFYSVWVEYNKNVNYKSHFKNSLEYIFKPKSIAIIGATERKGSVGNSLVNNLIKGENNYKLHFVNIKGSKIYDRDSYKSLKDIKDDSIHLAVIAVPRDYVLAAMEELKCKNVRGVVIITAGFKETGEEGLKLEKQIIDIAKKNNIRIIGPNCLGIIHSYHNMNASFADSDILKGHFSLLSQSGAICSAALDLSLQHNIGFSHFISVGSMCDVQFYELIEYLFYDDNTKYILLYVESIGDMDRFMETCKRICLYKPIIVLKSGKTAKAAEAAISHTGSMVGNYEIFYASMKKLGVLVAENFEELFNMCKILNLSKYPETNEVCVVTNAGGPGVLLVDSIVKNDGSLTNLNNKLKTELDKFLPNSWSKANPIDILGDASPALYKKTIEALALDEQYKNIVVLLSPQSVTDPLKTAQEIINLKNNLTAKNKLILCNYLGGTSLEQSSNLLNKNNIPTFVHPEHSVQNLLKLYQNVKHIQGLYQEIPDFLATDEENYYINKLIQKQHDFNSSENPRKREAIEIIKKAFENKNYILNEYDSKQILEAYDIPVVNTKIYKTLSDVENADKINYPCAMKIYSDTITHKKDIGGVILNINSKEELINAYKKIYENVQAHKQEKGFQGVTIQDMININDGIELILGYYYDKCFGPVLLFGSGGSYVEIFKDTVLLIPPITYSYAHHTIKNTKIYNALLGNSSRFKKCDMPKLITTIMNFSELVSDLLPYINESDINPLFVSGNKMIALDARFTLRKTINFDSKNDLYNKISKRYPMNLVTIHNENPNLENFSKHITRPIHEYDFKLIRKFIKNNLEELHKDTFFFVNKDHIISDMFSYQLCNCDYELYNVILNIENNNINGLVKIENKNDLHCYIYAKDKSTFSILIDQINTLSKQNNNSKSNFIYIKKNSNYIDNLKNAGYSLDHEQDDVACYVKAN